The genomic region ATCCGCACCACCGACCGCACCGACGCGAACAGCTCCGCCCGGGCTCCCAGCCCCACCCCCAGCGTCACCGGCCAGACCGACACGTCGGTGAACCCCTGCTCGTAGTCGACATTCGACCGATACAGGCTCACCGACCACTTCCGCGCCGGCAGCACTTCGCCGGTCGGGACAACCCACAACCCCGTGTCCCCCAGATTCGTCGCCGCCGCCGGCCGCCTCTGCGGCGGTTCGGCGGTCGAGGGAGCCTGGGTCGTCTGAGCGAAGACTGGTCCGGCCAGAACGGTCAACAGCAGGGTCAGACCGGCCAATACTTTGCGCATATTTGAAGCCTCTCTGCGATAACTCATCTGTATTTCACATAGTACGACTGCGGACATGACACGTCAATTTCATGCCTTCTCAACCGCAGAAGGCGCAGAACACGCGAGAACGCGAGACTCCGAGGTTTCCACTGCCGAAGGCGCAACGGATGGGATAGTTCGAGGGCCCCCTCAGGCCTCGGCTTCGCGCGGCTTCCGTTTGCCGAACGCCCACGCGACGACGATGCTGATGAGATACAGGAGCAACATCGGTACCGCCATCATCAGCTGCGAGACGACGTCAGTTCCCGGGCTGAGCACCGCGGCGATGATGAAGATCACGAGGAACGCGTACTTGAAATACCGAATGAGGAGCCGCGCGGTCACCAGGCCGAACCGCGCGAGGAAGAAGACGAGCGTGGGCATCTGGAAGATCACGCCAAAGGCCAGCATCATCTTTGCGTAGAGCGAAAACACCGGGCCGATCTTCGGCAGGAAGTCCATGTAATTCGTCGTGAAGCTGGCGAAGAACACCCACGACCAGGGGAACGCGACGAAATGCGAGAAGAGCGCGCCGCCGACGAAGAAGAACGTCGTCATGAAGACGAACGGGATCGCGAATCGTTTTTCGTTCGCGTAGAGCCCGGGGGCGATGAACAGCCAGAGCTGCCACAACACCACGGGCGCGGCCACGATCAGGCCGACGAGCGCCGCCCCCTTGATCTGGATCATGAACGCTTCGGTCGGTTCGGTGTAGATGAACTTGCCCCCCTTCGGCAGCGCCTGCTGCAGCGGCACCATGATGAACGCGAAGATGCGGTCGATGAAGAAGAGGCAGATGAAGAATCCACCCGCGATCGCCGAAACGGAAACGATCAGCCGTTTCCGCAGCTCGTCGAGATGTTCCAGGAACGACATCTTCGACGCGGAGTCTTCCGGCTCATCGCCGTACGGCTCGACGTAGGCGTCGTCGGTCCGGCGGGGGGGCGGCAGTGCGGAGACCGCCATCAGGCGGAAGGTGTGCGCGGAACGCTGCCCTCAGCGGGCGGCGGAGCCGCCGGGGGAGGCTCGGGCGCCACCGGCGTCGAGGGCGTTGCCGGCTGCGCGGGCTCCTGTTGCCGCTGTTCATCGGCGCGGATTTCCTCGTCCAGCGTGGCGCGCAGCTCGTTCGACGCGCGTTTGAACTCGGCCAGGCTGCGTCCCAGCGACCGTCCCAGCTCCGGCAACTTGCGGGGGCCAAAGATGATCAGGGCGATCGTCAAAATAATGATGAGTTCCGGAACGCCGATCGAACCAAACATCTGGCCGGTCTCCAGGAAATGCCCGTAAGTGGCTGATCCGCATTATAGATCCGGCGAAGCTTGTCTGCTACCATCGAGAGACTATGCGGAATTCGCGGTTCCTTCCGGCTCTGGTGACGGCGATCCTGGTGGGCGCCCTGGCAGGCGGGCTCTTCGGCAGCAACGCGCTGGCGCGGCAGGACCGGGTCGCGGAAAAGTACTCCCTCTTCACCACCGCGCTGTCCGAGATCCAGGCGAACTACGTCGAGAAGCTGCCCTCCGATCGGCTGGTGTACTCGGCGATCGACGGCATGCTGAAAACGCTCGACCCGCATTCGAGCTTCATGGATCCGCGGACCTACGCGCAGTTGCGCGAGCGCCAGGAAGGGCGCTACTACGGCCTCGGCATCAGCATCGTCGTCATCGATGGTGACATCACGGTGATGTCGCTGTTCGAGGGCTCTCCCGCGTACAAGAAGGGCATCCGGCGCGGCGACGTCATTTCCCGCATCGAAGGGCAGGACACGAAGGGGTGGACGACCGAGCAGGCCGTG from Acidobacteriota bacterium harbors:
- the tatC gene encoding twin-arginine translocase subunit TatC produces the protein MAVSALPPPRRTDDAYVEPYGDEPEDSASKMSFLEHLDELRKRLIVSVSAIAGGFFICLFFIDRIFAFIMVPLQQALPKGGKFIYTEPTEAFMIQIKGAALVGLIVAAPVVLWQLWLFIAPGLYANEKRFAIPFVFMTTFFFVGGALFSHFVAFPWSWVFFASFTTNYMDFLPKIGPVFSLYAKMMLAFGVIFQMPTLVFFLARFGLVTARLLIRYFKYAFLVIFIIAAVLSPGTDVVSQLMMAVPMLLLYLISIVVAWAFGKRKPREAEA
- the tatA gene encoding twin-arginine translocase TatA/TatE family subunit, whose amino-acid sequence is MFGSIGVPELIIILTIALIIFGPRKLPELGRSLGRSLAEFKRASNELRATLDEEIRADEQRQQEPAQPATPSTPVAPEPPPAAPPPAEGSVPRTPSA